Proteins from a single region of Magnetovibrio sp.:
- a CDS encoding L,D-transpeptidase, with protein MTHEPFRIYVYLPTDRWKPGFIRVFDPRGAQVLYDIPCRGKAANKDAALYDNPHRDPTKPYGDTPSGLYRPARVSAFPSKHRTFGHYAILLEGQTGDALKAMQNGRTGLAIHGNRGDEHLMATYGCIRVFDRDMALLNATIDGPVVVEVFDIPNWPDFSGVEV; from the coding sequence ATGACACACGAACCATTCCGCATCTACGTCTATCTGCCCACCGACCGGTGGAAACCGGGCTTCATACGCGTGTTCGATCCGCGCGGCGCTCAGGTGCTTTACGACATCCCTTGCCGGGGCAAAGCCGCTAACAAAGACGCGGCACTTTACGACAACCCCCACCGCGACCCCACCAAACCCTACGGCGACACGCCCTCCGGGCTTTATCGCCCGGCGCGGGTTTCGGCCTTTCCATCCAAGCACCGCACCTTCGGGCACTATGCCATCTTGCTGGAAGGCCAAACCGGCGATGCGCTCAAGGCGATGCAGAACGGACGCACCGGCCTAGCCATTCACGGTAACCGGGGCGACGAGCATTTGATGGCCACGTATGGCTGCATCCGCGTGTTCGACCGCGACATGGCTTTGCTGAACGCCACCATCGACGGCCCCGTTGTCGTGGAAGTTTTCGACATTCCCAACTGGCCCGACTTTTCGGGCGTGGAGGTTTGA
- a CDS encoding DUF2730 family protein, whose amino-acid sequence MMDYAAAKFWLEVLLLIGMVGNAIYTWIVTRQGANKSEIEDLKKENRGLEQRLLIQEAKLDALPGARDFHNALQQMTKMDGEIGILNERLAGFKESMERVERPLNLLVEAQMKGAKS is encoded by the coding sequence ATGATGGACTACGCCGCCGCCAAATTTTGGCTCGAAGTCCTGCTGCTCATCGGCATGGTCGGCAATGCGATCTACACCTGGATCGTGACGCGACAAGGGGCCAACAAAAGCGAGATTGAGGATCTCAAAAAAGAAAATCGGGGCCTGGAACAGCGGCTCTTAATTCAAGAGGCAAAGCTCGATGCGCTGCCCGGCGCGCGCGACTTTCACAACGCTTTGCAGCAAATGACCAAGATGGACGGCGAGATCGGCATCCTCAATGAGCGCCTCGCCGGGTTTAAGGAATCGATGGAACGGGTCGAGCGCCCGCTCAACCTGTTGGTCGAAGCCCAGATGAAGGGGGCCAAATCATGA
- a CDS encoding ArsR family transcriptional regulator: MSVKEVFQEDRRLVILRLLAEDRAGSLNERVLQKALATYGHNLNDTELREDLQFLETELALSIEKIADGKLWVAELQRRGELHLERQDIIDGVARPSRR; the protein is encoded by the coding sequence ATGAGCGTAAAAGAAGTGTTTCAAGAAGACCGCCGCCTGGTGATCTTGCGCTTGCTTGCCGAAGATCGCGCCGGTTCGCTCAACGAACGCGTATTGCAAAAGGCGCTGGCAACCTACGGCCACAACCTCAACGACACCGAGCTGCGCGAAGACTTGCAGTTTCTCGAAACGGAACTGGCGTTGTCGATCGAGAAGATCGCGGACGGCAAGTTGTGGGTCGCCGAGCTGCAACGCCGGGGCGAATTGCATTTGGAGCGCCAGGACATCATCGACGGCGTCGCCCGTCCAAGCCGCCGTTAA
- a CDS encoding phage protein Gp27 family protein, translating into MGQKSKIETELEEEDRKALDQLIMSGKWTIDELLEWLGEKGYDTIRRSSLGRHKQNIEKLGAKLRESRVVTEALVKELGPDVAEGKHGRLLVEVLRNIAFDLMVNDGDDFNEQSVFFLAKALKDMASANKIDLDRELKIRESVAKEMVKKLDAAVEESSAEGEPGLSPESIAKLRRDFLGVPEKKNG; encoded by the coding sequence ATGGGTCAAAAAAGCAAGATTGAAACCGAGCTTGAAGAAGAGGATCGCAAGGCCCTCGATCAACTCATCATGAGCGGCAAGTGGACGATCGACGAGCTTCTCGAATGGTTGGGTGAAAAAGGTTACGACACCATCAGGCGTTCATCGCTGGGTCGCCATAAGCAAAATATCGAGAAGCTGGGCGCGAAGCTGCGAGAATCGCGCGTCGTCACAGAAGCCCTGGTCAAGGAACTCGGCCCCGACGTTGCCGAAGGCAAGCACGGACGCTTGCTGGTCGAGGTGCTGCGTAACATCGCGTTCGACCTGATGGTCAACGATGGCGATGATTTCAACGAACAAAGCGTCTTCTTTCTCGCCAAGGCGCTGAAAGACATGGCCAGCGCCAACAAGATCGATCTGGATCGCGAGCTGAAGATCCGCGAGAGCGTGGCCAAGGAAATGGTCAAGAAACTGGATGCGGCCGTTGAAGAATCCAGCGCGGAAGGTGAGCCGGGTTTATCGCCTGAGAGCATCGCCAAGCTACGCCGCGATTTCCTGGGTGTGCCGGAGAAAAAGAATGGCTGA
- a CDS encoding phage minor head protein — protein MADPRDKAFSSERAKRRRVKTRIIRDTRAEVVRQLKLASARIQAQLAAQPSDFAQWQLPLIQQSIARTLKDLGEDMAATAAGATTQSWQGGIDLIDAPIAAGGVHIATMVPEVNPAQLMAMRTFMTGKMKDVTTAAADRINTELGLVAIGAQGPGDAIGKITRILGTTSRGRAITILRTELGRAFSTATQLRQEQAVEVMPGLRKQWRRSGKTYSRPSHDLADGQIVKVDESFKVGGISIKHPRHAAAPARHVINCGCDSLPYMADWEVMHPGAKPFSPDELGASLAKRRVNQIRATGFDTWAKNLAAGKLHARGNWEAVGEMSSRVLQFLKVRGHVPATSEIAISDRKVLHMQRDAKKRRGAALSPGTVRAVPEHLGAPQAVLWDQRAKQPTLIYVFKVRGEQRLAKLVVKISDVDRRVRHHHHNWVATGGYVQRSDLVGGNVYELIEGSL, from the coding sequence ATGGCCGACCCGCGCGACAAAGCCTTTAGCAGTGAGCGCGCCAAGCGCCGTCGCGTCAAAACGCGGATCATCCGCGACACCCGCGCCGAGGTGGTGCGGCAGCTGAAACTGGCATCGGCGCGCATCCAGGCCCAGCTTGCCGCCCAGCCCAGCGACTTCGCCCAATGGCAATTGCCGTTGATCCAGCAATCCATCGCCCGCACGCTCAAGGACCTGGGCGAGGATATGGCGGCTACGGCTGCCGGTGCGACAACGCAATCTTGGCAAGGGGGCATCGATCTGATCGATGCGCCGATTGCGGCGGGCGGCGTTCACATCGCCACGATGGTGCCGGAAGTCAACCCCGCCCAGTTGATGGCCATGCGCACGTTCATGACCGGCAAGATGAAGGATGTCACCACGGCGGCGGCGGATCGCATCAACACCGAATTGGGCCTGGTCGCGATCGGCGCGCAAGGCCCCGGCGACGCCATTGGAAAAATCACCCGTATTCTGGGGACCACATCGCGCGGTCGAGCCATCACCATCTTGCGCACCGAATTGGGCCGCGCCTTTTCCACCGCCACCCAGCTGCGCCAAGAACAGGCCGTCGAGGTGATGCCCGGCCTGCGCAAGCAGTGGCGCAGATCCGGCAAAACCTATTCACGGCCCAGTCACGATCTGGCCGATGGGCAGATCGTCAAGGTCGATGAGTCGTTCAAGGTCGGCGGCATATCGATCAAGCACCCGCGCCATGCCGCTGCCCCCGCTAGGCACGTCATCAATTGCGGCTGCGACAGTTTGCCCTATATGGCGGATTGGGAGGTGATGCATCCCGGCGCGAAACCTTTCAGTCCCGACGAGTTGGGCGCATCGCTGGCCAAGCGGCGGGTCAATCAGATCCGCGCGACCGGGTTTGACACTTGGGCCAAAAATCTGGCGGCGGGCAAATTACATGCACGCGGCAACTGGGAAGCGGTCGGTGAAATGAGTTCGCGTGTTTTGCAATTTCTCAAAGTTCGCGGCCATGTGCCCGCGACCAGTGAAATCGCCATTTCCGATCGCAAGGTTCTGCATATGCAACGTGACGCCAAGAAACGGCGCGGCGCGGCGCTGTCACCGGGCACGGTGCGCGCGGTGCCGGAACACTTAGGCGCACCCCAGGCGGTGCTGTGGGATCAGCGCGCAAAGCAGCCCACATTAATTTATGTGTTCAAGGTGCGCGGCGAGCAGCGCCTGGCGAAACTGGTGGTCAAGATTTCCGATGTCGATCGGCGCGTCCGACATCATCACCACAACTGGGTGGCCACCGGGGGGTACGTGCAGCGGAGCGATCTTGTGGGCGGAAATGTTTACGAGCTGATCGAGGGGAGTTTGTGA